The following coding sequences lie in one Pseudomonas syringae CC1557 genomic window:
- the hemE gene encoding uroporphyrinogen decarboxylase — MTALKNDRFLRALLKQPVDVTPVWMMRQAGRYLPEYRASRASAGDFMSLCKNPQFACEVTLQPLDRYPLDAAILFSDILTIPDAMGLGLYFETGEGPRFKKTVSTLADIEALPIPDAQQDLGYVMDAVSTIRRELNGRVPLIGFAGSPWTLATYMVEGGSSKDFRKSKAMLYDNPQAMHLLLDKLAQSVTSYLNGQILAGAQAVQIFDSWGGSLSSAAYQEFSLAYMRKIVSGLIREQDGRKVPVIVFTKGGGLWLESIADIGADTLGLDWTCDIGEARQRVGNKVSLQGNMDPTVLYARPEAIRKEVARILASYGSGTGHVFNLGHGITPEVDPANAGAFIEAVHELSAQYHQ; from the coding sequence ATGACTGCCCTGAAGAACGACCGTTTCCTTCGCGCTTTGCTCAAGCAACCCGTAGACGTCACACCGGTATGGATGATGCGTCAGGCTGGTCGTTACCTGCCTGAATACCGCGCCAGCCGCGCCAGTGCCGGGGACTTCATGAGCCTGTGCAAGAACCCGCAGTTCGCTTGTGAGGTCACGCTGCAGCCGCTCGATCGCTATCCGTTGGATGCGGCGATCCTGTTTTCCGACATCCTGACCATTCCCGATGCGATGGGCCTGGGCCTGTACTTCGAGACTGGCGAAGGCCCGCGTTTCAAGAAAACCGTCAGCACACTGGCCGATATTGAAGCGCTGCCAATCCCGGATGCCCAGCAAGACCTGGGCTACGTGATGGATGCAGTCAGCACCATTCGTCGTGAACTCAACGGCCGGGTGCCGCTGATCGGTTTCGCGGGCAGCCCGTGGACGCTGGCGACCTACATGGTCGAAGGCGGCTCCTCCAAGGACTTCCGCAAGTCCAAGGCCATGCTCTACGACAACCCGCAGGCCATGCACCTGCTGCTCGACAAGCTGGCCCAGTCGGTGACCTCGTACCTGAACGGCCAGATTCTGGCCGGTGCCCAGGCTGTACAGATTTTCGACAGTTGGGGCGGCAGCCTGTCTTCAGCGGCTTATCAGGAGTTCTCGCTGGCCTACATGCGCAAGATCGTCAGCGGCCTGATTCGCGAACAGGACGGCCGCAAGGTTCCGGTTATCGTCTTCACCAAAGGGGGCGGATTGTGGCTGGAAAGCATCGCTGACATCGGTGCTGACACACTGGGCCTCGACTGGACCTGTGATATCGGTGAAGCGCGTCAGCGTGTCGGCAACAAGGTTTCGCTGCAAGGCAACATGGACCCGACCGTGCTCTATGCCCGTCCGGAAGCCATCCGTAAGGAAGTCGCGCGCATCCTCGCCAGCTACGGCAGCGGCACTGGCCATGTCTTCAACCTCGGCCACGGCATCACCCCTGAAGTCGATCCGGCCAATGCCGGTGCCTTCATCGAAGCGGTGCATGAGTTGTCGGCGCAGTATCATCAGTAA
- a CDS encoding N-acyl-D-amino-acid deacylase family protein, translating to MLYDLIIRDALVIDGSDTPGVRADVAISDGRILRIGSLTDARAREEMDAAGRVLAPGFIDVHTHDDTVVIRKPEMLPKISQGVTTVIVGNCGISASPVSLSGNPPDPMNLLGDAAAFVYPRFADYRAAVDKARPAVNVAALIGHTALRSNHMDDLLRSASPEEIDAMREQLRDSLEAGALGLSTGLAYASAFSAETSEVKQLAEELTAFGAIYTTHLRSEFEPVLEAMAEAFDIGRHARSPVVISHMKCAGAGNWGRSPQLLAALEKAAQDHPVGCDCYPYAASSSTLDLKQVTDAFRITITWSTPHPDKGGRDLQDIAADWGLSLQDAARKLQPAGAVYYGMDEGDVERIMSHPLSMIGSDGLPEDPFPHPRLWGAFPRVLGHFSRDKGLFALHTAVHKMTGLSAARFALHERGLIREGYWADLVLFNPQTVRDVADFKAPQRAAEGIDGVWVNGHLSYAEGKPQGERQGRFLPRSGSLRNGFTDGKTPT from the coding sequence ATGCTGTATGACCTGATCATTCGCGACGCACTGGTCATTGATGGCAGTGATACGCCAGGGGTGCGCGCCGACGTGGCGATCAGCGACGGACGCATCCTGCGCATCGGCAGCCTGACCGATGCCCGTGCGCGGGAAGAGATGGATGCTGCGGGTCGCGTGCTGGCCCCCGGATTTATCGACGTACACACCCATGACGACACGGTGGTCATTCGCAAACCCGAGATGCTGCCCAAGATCAGCCAGGGCGTCACCACGGTTATTGTCGGCAACTGCGGGATCAGCGCGTCACCGGTCTCGTTGAGCGGCAACCCGCCCGACCCGATGAACCTGCTGGGCGACGCGGCGGCGTTTGTCTATCCACGTTTCGCCGACTACCGCGCAGCCGTGGATAAAGCCCGACCTGCCGTCAACGTGGCAGCCCTGATCGGTCACACGGCATTGCGCAGCAACCACATGGATGACCTGTTGCGTAGCGCCAGCCCGGAAGAAATCGACGCGATGCGAGAACAGTTGCGCGACAGCCTCGAAGCCGGGGCGCTGGGGTTGTCGACTGGCTTGGCGTACGCCTCGGCGTTCTCGGCCGAAACCAGCGAGGTCAAGCAATTGGCCGAAGAGCTCACCGCGTTTGGCGCAATCTACACCACCCACTTGCGCAGCGAGTTCGAGCCCGTGCTGGAGGCCATGGCAGAGGCATTCGACATCGGCCGTCATGCGCGCTCGCCGGTGGTGATTTCGCACATGAAATGCGCGGGCGCAGGTAACTGGGGCCGCAGCCCGCAACTGCTGGCGGCGCTGGAAAAAGCCGCGCAGGACCATCCGGTAGGCTGCGACTGCTATCCCTATGCGGCCAGCTCTTCGACGCTGGACCTGAAACAGGTCACCGACGCTTTCCGCATTACCATCACCTGGTCGACGCCGCACCCGGATAAGGGCGGTCGTGATCTACAGGACATTGCTGCCGACTGGGGGTTGTCATTGCAGGACGCTGCACGCAAGTTGCAACCCGCAGGCGCGGTGTATTACGGCATGGATGAGGGCGACGTCGAGCGGATCATGTCGCACCCACTGTCGATGATCGGCTCCGATGGCCTTCCGGAAGACCCGTTTCCCCATCCGCGCTTGTGGGGAGCGTTCCCCCGGGTACTCGGCCACTTCAGTCGGGACAAAGGCCTGTTTGCGCTGCATACCGCCGTACACAAAATGACCGGGCTTTCGGCAGCGCGCTTCGCCTTGCATGAACGCGGCCTGATCCGCGAGGGCTATTGGGCGGATCTGGTGCTGTTTAACCCGCAAACAGTGCGTGACGTCGCGGATTTCAAAGCCCCCCAACGAGCGGCGGAAGGCATTGACGGTGTCTGGGTGAACGGCCACTTGAGCTATGCCGAAGGCAAGCCACAAGGCGAGCGCCAGGGCAGATTCCTGCCGCGCAGCGGTTCATTGAGGAACGGTTTTACAGATGGCAAAACGCCGACGTAG
- a CDS encoding MurR/RpiR family transcriptional regulator produces MDILYQIRARQESLSAGEGRIARLLLSDIAFAASASLDELASRAEVSSATLSRFARSIGCRDLRDLRLQLAQASAVGSRFLKPEQAPEQSAFFTRIVGDIEATLRQHLAGFDASRFAAAVACVADASMIHAFGMGGCSSLCSEELQTRLVRLGFPVAACRDPVMMRMITATLGPRHSLIVCSLSGRTPELLDAVTLARSYGARVLAITLPDSPLAQLAEVVLPLQIAETNFIYKPTAARYGMLLTIDVLATELALLNPEDNQERLRRIKLALDEYRGGEDGLPLGD; encoded by the coding sequence GTGGACATTCTGTACCAGATACGTGCCCGTCAGGAGTCACTCAGCGCGGGAGAAGGCCGAATCGCCAGGCTGTTGCTCAGCGATATTGCCTTTGCTGCAAGTGCCAGTCTGGATGAGCTGGCCAGCCGTGCCGAGGTCAGCAGCGCGACGTTGTCGCGCTTCGCACGCAGCATCGGTTGCCGGGATTTGCGCGACTTGCGGCTGCAACTGGCGCAGGCCAGCGCGGTCGGCAGCCGCTTTCTGAAGCCAGAACAGGCTCCGGAACAGTCGGCCTTTTTCACCCGGATTGTCGGCGACATCGAAGCAACGTTGCGTCAACACCTTGCCGGGTTTGATGCGTCGCGCTTTGCGGCAGCCGTGGCATGTGTCGCCGATGCGAGCATGATTCACGCGTTCGGCATGGGCGGTTGCTCCAGCCTGTGCAGCGAGGAACTGCAAACCCGGCTGGTGCGCCTGGGCTTTCCGGTGGCCGCCTGCCGCGACCCGGTGATGATGCGCATGATTACCGCCACGCTTGGCCCGCGACACAGCTTGATTGTCTGCTCGCTCAGTGGCCGTACACCAGAACTGCTCGACGCGGTAACCCTGGCGCGCAGCTATGGCGCGCGCGTGCTGGCTATAACCTTGCCCGACTCACCGCTGGCGCAACTGGCCGAGGTGGTGTTGCCGCTGCAAATTGCTGAAACCAATTTCATCTACAAACCCACGGCAGCACGTTACGGCATGCTGCTGACTATTGATGTGCTGGCCACTGAACTGGCGTTGTTGAACCCTGAAGACAATCAGGAACGGCTGCGCCGGATCAAGCTCGCGCTGGATGAATACCGTGGCGGCGAAGACGGCCTGCCACTGGGAGACTGA
- a CDS encoding FAD-dependent oxidoreductase, with translation MAERLSNDFQFIDVGRKDPKKKLLRQRKKEFVEIYEPFKPQQSADQAHRCLGCGNPYCEWKCPVHNFIPNWLKLVAEGNILAAAELSHQTNTLPEVCGRVCPQDRLCEGACTLNDGFGAVTIGSVEKYITDTAFAMGWRPDMSRVVPTGKRVAIIGAGPAGLGCADVLVRGGVTPVVFDKNPEIGGLLTFGIPEFKLEKTVLSHRREVFTGMGIEFRLNTEVGKDVTIDQLLEEYDAVFMGMGTYTYMKGGFAGEDLPGVHDALDFLIANVNRNLGFEKAPEDFVDMKGKRVVVLGGGDTAMDCNRTSIRQGAKSVTCAYRRDEENMPGSRKEVKNAKEEGVRFLYNRQPIAIVGEGKVEGVKVVETRLGEPDARGRRSPEPIPGSEEIIPADAVVIAFGFRPSPAPWFEQFTVSTDSQGRVIAPEQAQYKHQTSNPKIFAGGDMVRGSDLVVTAIFEGRNAAEGIMDYLGV, from the coding sequence ATGGCTGAACGTCTCAGTAACGACTTCCAGTTCATCGATGTCGGGCGTAAAGATCCGAAGAAGAAACTGCTGCGTCAACGCAAGAAAGAGTTCGTGGAAATCTACGAACCGTTCAAACCCCAGCAGTCCGCCGATCAGGCGCACCGTTGTCTGGGGTGCGGCAACCCGTATTGCGAATGGAAGTGCCCGGTGCACAACTTCATTCCCAACTGGCTCAAGCTGGTGGCCGAAGGCAACATTCTGGCGGCTGCGGAATTGTCTCACCAGACCAACACCCTGCCGGAAGTCTGCGGTCGAGTTTGCCCGCAGGATCGCCTGTGTGAAGGTGCCTGCACGCTGAACGACGGTTTTGGCGCGGTCACCATCGGCTCGGTCGAGAAGTACATCACCGACACTGCGTTCGCCATGGGCTGGCGTCCGGACATGTCCAGAGTCGTGCCGACCGGCAAGCGCGTTGCGATCATCGGTGCAGGTCCTGCGGGCCTGGGCTGTGCCGACGTGCTCGTACGGGGCGGCGTGACCCCGGTGGTGTTCGACAAGAACCCGGAAATCGGCGGTCTGCTGACCTTCGGCATCCCGGAGTTCAAACTGGAAAAAACCGTGTTGAGCCATCGGCGTGAAGTGTTCACCGGCATGGGTATCGAGTTTCGGCTCAATACCGAAGTCGGCAAGGACGTCACCATTGATCAACTGCTGGAAGAATACGATGCTGTGTTCATGGGCATGGGCACCTATACGTACATGAAGGGTGGTTTTGCCGGTGAAGACCTGCCAGGCGTACACGATGCGCTCGACTTCCTGATTGCCAACGTCAACCGCAACCTGGGCTTCGAAAAAGCCCCGGAAGACTTCGTCGACATGAAAGGCAAGCGCGTTGTCGTGCTGGGCGGCGGCGATACAGCGATGGACTGCAACCGTACCTCGATTCGTCAGGGTGCCAAATCGGTGACCTGCGCTTATCGTCGCGATGAAGAAAACATGCCGGGCTCGCGCAAGGAAGTGAAGAACGCCAAGGAAGAAGGCGTTCGCTTCCTCTACAACCGCCAGCCCATCGCCATCGTCGGTGAAGGCAAGGTCGAAGGTGTGAAAGTGGTCGAGACCCGTCTCGGCGAACCCGACGCCCGTGGCCGTCGCAGCCCTGAACCTATTCCTGGCTCCGAGGAAATCATCCCGGCAGACGCTGTGGTCATCGCCTTCGGTTTCCGCCCAAGCCCTGCGCCATGGTTCGAGCAGTTCACCGTCAGCACTGACAGCCAGGGCCGCGTCATCGCTCCGGAACAGGCGCAGTACAAGCACCAGACCAGCAACCCGAAAATCTTCGCCGGTGGCGATATGGTTCGCGGGTCTGATCTGGTGGTGACTGCTATCTTCGAAGGCCGCAATGCGGCTGAAGGGATCATGGATTACCTCGGCGTCTGA
- the pilQ gene encoding type IV pilus secretin PilQ: MTRILSIIGASLCIAMLSPVVQAATLKTLDVAALPGDRIELKLSFDAPVPVPRGYTTAQPARIALDLPGVTSQLATKSRELGTGNARSVVVVQAQDRTRVIINLTTLSPYSSRVDGNNLFVVIGQGATAAQASQPSTALGASRVAVPPPTPASARPFVPAGAKAIRNIDFQRGELGEGNVVIDLSNANIAPDIQEQGGKIRVDFAKTMLPEPLRVRLDVKDFATPVQFVSASAAGDKASILIEPSGAFDYSAFQTENKLTISVRPLTHEDMDRRAADKPVYTGEKLSLNFQDIDVRSVLQLIADFTNLNLVASDTVQGGITLRLQNVPWDQALDLVLKTKGLDKRKIGSVLLVAPADEIAARERQELESLKQIAELAPLRRELLQVNYAKAADIAKLFQSVTSAESKTDERGSITVDDRTNNIIAYQTQDRLDELRRIVSQLDIPVRQVMIEARIVEANVDYDKELGVRWGGASNTSGDSNWSTGRNNSTFVDMGAANATSGIGLGFLTNNTMLDLELTAMEKTGNGEIVSQPKVVTSDKETAKILKGTEVPYQESSSSGATTVSFKEASLSLEVTPQITPDNRIIMEVKVTKDEPDYVNAVLGVPPIKKNEVNAKVLISDGETIVIGGVFSNTQSKSVDKVPFLGDVPYLGRLFRRDVVSESKSELLVFLTPRIMNNQAISVSR; the protein is encoded by the coding sequence ATGACCCGGATTCTCTCGATTATCGGCGCGTCGTTATGCATCGCGATGCTGTCTCCGGTTGTCCAGGCTGCCACCCTCAAAACCCTGGATGTCGCCGCGTTGCCGGGTGACCGTATCGAACTCAAGCTGTCGTTCGACGCACCGGTGCCAGTCCCGCGTGGCTACACCACTGCGCAACCTGCGCGTATCGCGCTGGACCTGCCGGGTGTCACCAGCCAACTGGCGACCAAGAGTCGTGAACTGGGCACTGGCAACGCGCGCAGCGTTGTCGTGGTGCAGGCTCAGGATCGTACGCGGGTGATCATCAACCTGACGACGCTGTCGCCTTATAGCTCGCGGGTCGACGGTAACAATCTGTTCGTGGTCATTGGTCAGGGCGCAACTGCGGCGCAGGCTTCCCAGCCAAGCACCGCGCTGGGCGCATCCCGAGTGGCAGTGCCACCGCCCACGCCTGCTTCCGCCAGACCCTTTGTACCTGCCGGTGCCAAGGCCATCAGGAATATCGACTTTCAGCGCGGCGAGTTGGGCGAAGGCAACGTGGTCATCGACCTGAGCAACGCCAACATTGCGCCTGACATTCAGGAGCAGGGCGGCAAAATTCGCGTGGACTTCGCCAAGACAATGCTGCCCGAGCCGTTGCGCGTCCGGCTCGACGTCAAGGACTTCGCAACGCCGGTGCAGTTCGTCAGTGCTTCGGCCGCAGGCGACAAAGCGAGCATTCTGATCGAGCCTTCGGGCGCATTCGACTATTCGGCGTTTCAGACCGAAAACAAGCTGACCATCAGTGTGCGTCCGCTGACCCACGAAGACATGGACCGGCGTGCTGCCGACAAACCGGTGTACACCGGCGAAAAGCTTTCGCTGAATTTCCAGGACATTGATGTCCGCTCTGTGCTGCAACTGATCGCCGACTTCACCAACCTCAACCTGGTCGCCAGTGACACGGTTCAGGGCGGCATCACCTTGCGCCTGCAAAATGTGCCCTGGGATCAGGCGCTGGATCTGGTGCTGAAAACCAAGGGGCTGGACAAGCGCAAGATAGGCAGCGTCCTGCTGGTCGCTCCGGCCGATGAAATTGCCGCCCGCGAACGTCAGGAACTGGAATCGCTCAAGCAGATTGCCGAGCTGGCGCCGTTGCGTCGCGAGCTGTTGCAGGTCAACTACGCCAAGGCTGCTGACATCGCCAAGCTGTTCCAGTCGGTGACCAGTGCCGAGTCCAAGACTGACGAGCGTGGCTCCATCACGGTCGATGACCGGACCAACAACATCATTGCCTACCAGACCCAGGACCGTCTCGACGAGCTGCGGCGCATCGTTTCGCAGCTGGATATTCCAGTACGTCAGGTGATGATCGAAGCGCGCATCGTTGAGGCCAACGTCGATTACGACAAAGAGCTGGGGGTGCGCTGGGGTGGCGCGAGCAATACCAGCGGTGACAGCAACTGGTCGACGGGCCGCAACAACTCAACGTTTGTCGATATGGGGGCTGCCAACGCCACCTCTGGAATCGGCCTTGGCTTCCTGACCAACAATACGATGCTTGACCTTGAGCTGACTGCGATGGAAAAGACCGGCAACGGTGAAATCGTCTCCCAGCCCAAGGTGGTCACGTCCGACAAGGAGACCGCCAAGATCCTCAAGGGCACCGAGGTTCCGTATCAGGAATCCAGCTCCAGCGGCGCCACCACGGTCAGCTTCAAGGAAGCGTCCCTGTCGCTTGAAGTCACCCCGCAGATCACGCCCGACAACCGCATCATCATGGAGGTCAAGGTCACCAAGGATGAGCCCGACTACGTGAATGCGGTGCTGGGTGTGCCGCCGATAAAGAAAAACGAAGTCAACGCCAAAGTGCTGATTTCCGACGGTGAAACCATCGTGATTGGTGGTGTGTTCTCGAATACGCAAAGTAAAAGTGTGGATAAAGTGCCATTTCTTGGCGATGTACCGTATCTTGGCCGGCTTTTCAGGCGCGATGTGGTATCCGAGTCCAAATCCGAGCTGTTGGTATTTTTGACTCCGCGTATCATGAACAACCAGGCGATTTCTGTGAGTCGTTGA
- the pilO gene encoding type 4a pilus biogenesis protein PilO: MNMSEWMDGLRKIDVSELDLNNLGSWPAAVKAIAGLLVAILIFALGYFFFIQDLETQLDSAQAGEMTLREQYSNKAFQAANLEPYKKQMEEMENTFGALLRQLPSDTEVPGLLEDITRTGLGSGLEFEEIKLLPEAVQQFYIELPIQITVVGGYHDLATFVSGVASLPRIVTLHDFEIKPVDPKVPTKLRMSILAKTYRYNDEGLKK, from the coding sequence ATGAACATGTCCGAATGGATGGACGGGCTTCGCAAGATCGATGTGAGCGAGCTGGATCTGAACAACCTCGGCTCCTGGCCAGCGGCGGTCAAGGCGATTGCCGGGCTGCTGGTGGCGATACTGATCTTTGCGCTGGGCTACTTTTTCTTCATTCAGGATCTGGAGACCCAGCTCGACAGTGCGCAGGCCGGCGAAATGACCCTCAGGGAGCAGTATTCCAACAAGGCATTCCAGGCCGCCAACCTGGAGCCTTACAAGAAGCAGATGGAAGAGATGGAAAACACCTTTGGTGCGCTGCTGCGGCAACTGCCCAGCGACACCGAAGTGCCTGGGCTGCTTGAGGACATTACCCGCACTGGCCTTGGAAGCGGCCTTGAGTTCGAAGAGATCAAGCTGTTGCCCGAGGCGGTCCAGCAGTTCTATATCGAGCTGCCGATACAGATCACGGTGGTCGGCGGCTATCACGATCTAGCGACTTTTGTCAGTGGTGTCGCCAGCCTGCCGCGCATCGTCACGTTGCATGATTTCGAGATCAAGCCGGTCGATCCCAAGGTCCCGACCAAGTTGCGCATGAGCATTCTGGCCAAGACCTACCGCTACAACGATGAAGGGCTGAAGAAATGA
- the aroB gene encoding 3-dehydroquinate synthase: MQTLKVELDERSYPIHIGEGLLDQPELLTPHIVGRQVAIVSNTTVAPLYLERLTRTLAGYNVLPIVLPDGEAFKNWETLQTIFDGLLTARHDRRTTVIALGGGVIGDMAGFAAACYQRGVNFIQIPTTLLSQVDSSVGGKTGINHPLGKNMVGAFYQPSVVLIDTTSLNTLPERELSAGLAEVIKYGLICDEPFLTWLEEHVDALRSLDQAALTVAIERSCAAKALVVGADERESGIRATLNLGHTFGHAIETHMGYGVWLHGEAVAAGTVMALEMSSRLGWISTQERDRGIRLFQRAGLPVVPPQDMTEDNFLEHMAIDKKVIDGRMRLVLLRQIGEAVITDDYPKEVLQATLVADYRALVDQLRG, translated from the coding sequence ATGCAGACACTTAAGGTCGAGCTGGATGAGCGTAGCTACCCGATCCATATAGGCGAAGGCCTGCTGGATCAGCCTGAACTCCTGACCCCGCACATCGTCGGGCGCCAGGTGGCTATCGTTTCCAACACGACAGTGGCGCCGCTGTATCTGGAGCGTCTGACCCGGACCCTGGCCGGTTACAACGTTTTGCCGATTGTCTTGCCGGATGGCGAGGCGTTCAAGAACTGGGAAACCCTGCAAACCATTTTCGATGGCCTGCTCACTGCTCGTCATGACCGGCGCACCACGGTCATCGCCCTGGGCGGCGGGGTGATCGGCGACATGGCAGGTTTTGCTGCCGCGTGTTATCAGCGTGGCGTGAACTTCATTCAGATCCCTACCACGCTGTTGTCTCAGGTGGACTCGTCGGTGGGCGGCAAGACCGGCATCAATCATCCACTGGGCAAGAATATGGTCGGTGCCTTCTATCAGCCGAGCGTCGTGCTGATCGATACCACCTCGCTCAACACCCTGCCCGAGCGTGAACTGTCCGCGGGGCTGGCAGAAGTCATCAAGTACGGCCTGATCTGCGACGAGCCGTTCCTGACCTGGCTCGAAGAGCACGTCGACGCCCTGCGCAGTCTTGATCAGGCCGCCTTGACGGTCGCCATCGAGCGCTCTTGCGCGGCCAAGGCTTTGGTAGTCGGTGCCGATGAGCGTGAATCCGGTATTCGTGCCACATTGAACCTGGGTCACACATTCGGCCACGCCATCGAGACGCATATGGGCTATGGTGTCTGGCTGCATGGCGAGGCGGTGGCGGCCGGTACGGTCATGGCGCTGGAAATGTCCTCGCGCCTGGGCTGGATCAGCACGCAGGAACGGGATCGCGGCATTCGGCTGTTTCAGCGCGCCGGGTTGCCCGTCGTACCTCCGCAGGACATGACGGAAGACAACTTCCTCGAACACATGGCGATCGACAAGAAGGTCATCGACGGTCGCATGCGTCTGGTGCTGTTGCGCCAGATAGGCGAAGCGGTTATCACGGACGATTATCCAAAAGAAGTATTACAGGCCACTCTGGTTGCGGACTATCGCGCCCTGGTGGATCAGCTTAGAGGTTAA
- a CDS encoding PilN domain-containing protein, whose protein sequence is MARINLLPWREELREERKKRFLTALVGVLVVSVSILFLIDRYVSNAIEHQMARNAFLQTQIAQLDIRIKEISDLKARRKQLLERMKIIQDLQGNRPVTGRVFDQLARTLPDGVYYSQVKMTNKLIAINGAAESNNRVSDLMRNLEASDWLEAPSLTEVKATTAGAVDQANVFQLTVRQTQPPVVAAEGAKP, encoded by the coding sequence ATGGCACGGATCAACTTATTACCGTGGCGTGAAGAGCTTCGCGAAGAACGTAAAAAACGTTTTCTGACGGCATTGGTCGGCGTGCTGGTGGTGTCGGTCAGCATCCTGTTTCTGATCGATCGCTACGTCAGCAACGCCATTGAGCATCAGATGGCGCGTAATGCGTTTCTGCAGACGCAGATCGCCCAGCTGGATATCCGCATCAAAGAGATCAGCGACCTCAAGGCGCGCCGCAAGCAATTACTGGAGCGCATGAAAATCATCCAGGACCTGCAAGGCAACCGTCCGGTCACGGGACGGGTGTTCGATCAATTGGCGCGCACCCTGCCGGATGGCGTTTATTACTCGCAGGTCAAAATGACCAACAAGCTGATTGCCATCAACGGTGCTGCTGAATCCAACAACCGGGTTTCGGACCTGATGCGCAACCTTGAAGCCTCGGACTGGCTGGAAGCGCCAAGCCTGACCGAGGTCAAGGCCACCACTGCCGGTGCTGTGGATCAGGCCAACGTGTTTCAGTTGACCGTGCGTCAGACCCAGCCTCCGGTTGTCGCTGCCGAAGGAGCCAAGCCATGA
- the pilP gene encoding type 4a pilus biogenesis lipoprotein PilP encodes MRAARLLCVSMVLAGLAGCGNDNDFADLTAFMDQAKARPSGTIEPLPKFRPYEAFTYNAAALRSPFQPPVKIDLLNRQKGTRLVAPDENRVRQFLEGFNIESFEMVGTIGNGSGTFALLRGAGGVHRVKVGDYLGRNNGRVVSVGDAQVDVIEIVPDGEGAWLERPRTIQLKERS; translated from the coding sequence ATGAGGGCGGCGCGATTGTTGTGCGTCAGTATGGTTCTGGCCGGGCTGGCAGGTTGTGGCAACGACAATGATTTCGCCGACCTGACTGCGTTCATGGATCAGGCCAAGGCCCGTCCGAGTGGCACGATCGAGCCCCTGCCGAAATTTCGGCCGTATGAAGCATTTACCTATAATGCCGCGGCCCTGCGAAGCCCGTTTCAGCCGCCGGTCAAGATTGACCTGCTGAATCGGCAGAAGGGCACGCGGCTGGTGGCTCCGGATGAAAACCGGGTCAGGCAGTTCCTTGAAGGGTTCAACATCGAGTCGTTCGAAATGGTCGGCACGATTGGCAATGGTTCGGGTACGTTCGCCCTGTTGCGCGGGGCAGGGGGCGTTCATCGCGTCAAGGTGGGAGATTACCTGGGCCGCAATAACGGACGGGTTGTGTCGGTCGGCGATGCGCAGGTCGATGTCATCGAAATTGTTCCTGACGGTGAGGGGGCCTGGCTGGAAAGGCCGCGCACCATCCAGCTCAAGGAACGCTCATGA
- the aroK gene encoding shikimate kinase AroK produces MRNLILVGPMGAGKSTIGRLLAKELRLPFKDSDKEIELRTGANIPWIFDKEGEPGFRDREQAMIAELCEADGVVLATGGGAVMRSENRQALRAGGRVVYLHASIEQQVGRTARDRNRPLLRTADPARVLSELLAIRDPLYREIADLVIETDERPPRMVVLEILARLAELPPR; encoded by the coding sequence GTGCGAAATTTAATACTTGTGGGGCCGATGGGTGCTGGCAAGAGCACCATCGGCCGCTTGCTTGCCAAAGAGCTGCGACTGCCGTTCAAGGATTCCGACAAGGAAATCGAGCTGCGTACAGGCGCCAACATCCCCTGGATCTTCGACAAGGAAGGCGAGCCGGGTTTTCGTGATCGCGAGCAAGCCATGATTGCCGAGCTGTGCGAGGCCGATGGCGTGGTTCTGGCTACCGGTGGCGGCGCTGTGATGCGCAGCGAAAACCGTCAGGCGCTAAGAGCCGGTGGGCGTGTGGTGTACCTGCATGCCTCTATCGAACAGCAGGTTGGGCGCACCGCGCGTGACCGCAATCGTCCTTTGCTGCGGACCGCCGATCCGGCGCGGGTATTGAGCGAACTGCTGGCCATTCGCGATCCGCTGTACCGCGAAATAGCCGATCTGGTGATCGAAACCGATGAGCGGCCACCCCGAATGGTCGTTCTCGAGATACTTGCACGTCTGGCAGAGCTTCCTCCCCGTTAA